In Halococcus agarilyticus, one genomic interval encodes:
- a CDS encoding glycosyltransferase, which translates to MYNSNASKVQGSTETYYLSQFLARRSDLHIFAPLEEPVEDAINHPLPITGITGVLLLNIILAPYWLYYLFKERPDIIYCYENVILPAFLGRWIFGATVVFDLQSDPYDQAVEFSSEDDRGLIFGLFLWIGKCVHTVALRWAHYVFVLSEPLADTVISNYGIDRNVIRLLPLGVDTTRFTPTEESYDRLGIVYVGTLNRHRDIDTLIEAVSGLPPELQANIRLDLYGKGDEKYISDLVSRASEGSPLKVEWHGMIPHEDIPKRAGKSDIAVSPLPAYEAYQVSSPAKIFEYLALGLPVVASRINPHERILTKNSNALLYEPESADSLRTQLEKLIQNKEARDEFAENARSTAIECGWEQRFSVVDETLNLKYER; encoded by the coding sequence ATATACAATAGTAATGCCTCAAAGGTTCAAGGAAGTACCGAAACCTACTATCTTTCACAGTTTCTCGCAAGACGAAGTGATCTCCATATCTTTGCACCTCTTGAAGAACCTGTCGAGGATGCGATCAACCATCCCCTACCAATCACCGGTATCACGGGAGTCTTACTCCTCAATATCATCTTAGCGCCTTACTGGTTGTATTATCTCTTCAAAGAGCGACCAGATATCATTTACTGCTACGAGAACGTCATCTTGCCTGCATTCCTCGGACGTTGGATCTTCGGAGCAACAGTTGTCTTTGATCTTCAGTCAGACCCATACGATCAAGCAGTAGAATTTTCTAGCGAAGACGACCGTGGACTCATATTTGGGCTGTTTTTGTGGATCGGAAAGTGTGTCCATACTGTTGCCTTGCGCTGGGCGCATTATGTCTTCGTGCTCAGTGAACCACTTGCAGATACTGTGATATCCAACTACGGGATTGATCGCAATGTTATCCGTCTGTTGCCGCTCGGGGTCGACACAACACGGTTCACCCCAACTGAAGAATCATACGACCGGCTCGGTATCGTCTATGTGGGAACGCTCAACAGACACCGTGACATCGATACGCTAATTGAAGCTGTAAGCGGTCTCCCTCCCGAATTGCAAGCAAATATTCGCCTGGATCTCTACGGAAAGGGAGATGAAAAATACATCTCTGACCTCGTCTCGCGCGCTTCAGAAGGGAGTCCGCTCAAAGTGGAGTGGCACGGAATGATACCTCACGAGGATATCCCAAAGCGAGCAGGGAAATCTGATATAGCGGTGTCTCCACTACCCGCATACGAGGCGTATCAAGTTAGCTCTCCAGCGAAGATTTTCGAGTACCTTGCACTGGGGTTGCCGGTAGTGGCGAGCCGTATCAATCCACATGAGCGAATCCTCACCAAGAATAGCAATGCATTGTTATATGAGCCTGAGTCAGCAGACAGTCTTCGAACACAACTCGAAAAACTTATCCAGAACAAGGAAGCCCGAGATGAATTTGCTGAAAACGCCCGTTCAACAGCCATTGAATGCGGCTGGGAGCAAAGATTTTCTGTAGTGGATGAAACTCTCAATCTGAAATATGAGCGATGA
- a CDS encoding flippase: protein MKSESPNRSFVSQLAQQGGIAFVGKICGRVFSFGFIILVTQAVAPNVYGKFTLALAAVVIIQNVFSFNLSQSIDYFLPKALNQNDVGLAQRIVIFVIQVVVLGSLVGVFVIVFNRGRIAQFFDTPELVPYLVVLSLVLPFQAVVNVQKTIFSSVKRMEFRVIASEAGIPFLKLVMVVPLLYLGYEFIGLAVGYLIAIITASLVGLYFITKHIGTLNGSIRRLLHPPTPPVSDMFDYAFPLYLTGIVYAVSGQISYLVLGFYLGPSEVGVYRVAYQLTTNLTLVNLAIAPVFKPMISESNSRETIQEKYRLATRWVLLLTIPMALVLAIAPETYLRILFSSDYLAASVAVVPLSIGQLFNAVTGPESMLIEGTGHTRITFLNSFAMVGLNIILLFALVPKFGIFGAGLATGLGFLLIPVLAAIEIYIIESIHPFTTDSIKFLFAGIVSAAVGLGFVRIITNQYVIATLLPFLVLLIYIVVIRILKGFSTDERRIAEQIDEKIEYRILQRLI from the coding sequence ATGAAGTCTGAATCTCCCAACCGTTCTTTTGTTTCTCAACTAGCACAGCAAGGAGGAATCGCATTCGTTGGAAAGATCTGTGGTCGGGTTTTTTCCTTCGGGTTTATCATCCTCGTTACACAGGCTGTTGCGCCAAATGTTTACGGCAAATTCACGCTCGCACTCGCAGCCGTAGTCATTATCCAGAACGTGTTCAGTTTCAATCTCAGCCAATCAATCGATTATTTTCTCCCAAAAGCATTGAATCAAAACGATGTTGGTTTAGCACAACGAATAGTTATATTTGTTATACAAGTGGTTGTTCTTGGCTCCTTAGTCGGAGTTTTCGTGATCGTTTTCAATCGAGGGCGAATCGCACAATTCTTTGATACACCGGAACTGGTGCCATACCTTGTGGTGCTATCACTCGTTCTCCCATTTCAAGCGGTTGTAAACGTACAAAAGACGATATTTAGCTCAGTTAAGCGGATGGAATTTCGAGTAATCGCCTCTGAAGCGGGTATTCCGTTTTTGAAATTAGTTATGGTCGTTCCACTCCTGTATCTCGGCTATGAGTTCATCGGGCTCGCTGTTGGCTACTTGATTGCTATTATCACCGCTTCACTCGTAGGACTCTACTTTATCACGAAGCACATCGGCACACTCAACGGCTCAATCCGGAGATTACTGCATCCTCCAACTCCACCAGTCTCCGATATGTTCGACTACGCATTTCCACTTTACCTAACGGGGATCGTCTATGCCGTGTCCGGGCAAATCAGTTACTTAGTGCTAGGATTCTATCTCGGTCCGTCTGAGGTCGGCGTGTATCGAGTTGCATATCAGCTCACGACTAACCTCACACTTGTGAATCTCGCCATCGCGCCGGTATTCAAACCGATGATTTCGGAGTCGAATAGTCGGGAGACGATTCAGGAGAAATACCGCCTCGCTACACGGTGGGTACTGTTGTTGACGATCCCGATGGCGTTGGTGCTCGCCATTGCACCAGAGACATATCTTCGTATCCTTTTCAGTTCAGACTATCTCGCAGCAAGTGTGGCAGTGGTTCCACTTAGCATCGGGCAATTGTTCAATGCGGTCACCGGTCCAGAAAGCATGTTAATAGAAGGAACCGGTCACACCCGAATTACGTTTCTCAATAGCTTTGCTATGGTTGGTTTGAATATTATATTATTATTCGCGTTAGTTCCAAAATTCGGCATCTTCGGAGCAGGATTGGCAACAGGTCTTGGATTCCTTCTCATTCCAGTGCTTGCGGCTATAGAGATTTACATTATCGAATCGATCCATCCATTCACTACAGATAGCATCAAATTCTTATTCGCCGGGATCGTCTCGGCAGCAGTTGGACTGGGTTTTGTCCGGATAATAACGAACCAGTATGTGATAGCGACACTACTCCCATTTTTAGTTCTGTTGATTTACATAGTTGTCATCCGTATTTTGAAGGGATTCTCAACCGATGAACGGCGTATTGCAGAACAAATTGATGAGAAAATAGAATACCGTATTCTACAACGACTGATATAG
- a CDS encoding glycosyltransferase family 4 protein codes for MNKPTRVLLLGVGVDAGAGQYSAQLANSLATRINTHVLLPDYDDTEFQALLSSEVKIHTFDMPAQGSTIPSRDDFLSGMIDRMGILASVIRQIQYIDPTVVHIPFYTTGPLRSYLLPILKAMRLQIVGTVHDPQSHTGQESMLFGTDLNEKGRALGGLLMDRTIVHGPETKKQALAAGYREGRLRIVPHGVYTHFPEGGAEPELNQLLFFGHIRENKGYDRIPELLDLVAERHPDVSAVVAGDLSDSADEAWGKRIIQRLQDHDHIELDQGYISMEQTAKYFTESTAVVLPYYDATTSGVLRVAYRYSTPVVATDVGDMGYYVKHDDTGLVADSNAVEEIADKTVRILQDPECREQLMVNLESVNERYSWENIAEKTIEVYQEALL; via the coding sequence ATGAACAAGCCAACACGAGTTTTGCTACTCGGTGTAGGGGTTGACGCGGGAGCTGGGCAGTATTCCGCGCAGTTGGCTAACAGTCTTGCAACACGAATTAATACTCATGTGTTACTTCCGGATTACGATGATACGGAATTTCAGGCGCTGCTTAGTTCGGAAGTAAAGATACATACATTCGATATGCCTGCTCAGGGTAGTACGATACCCAGCAGAGATGATTTCCTCTCCGGGATGATAGACCGAATGGGAATACTGGCTTCAGTGATTCGCCAAATTCAATATATCGATCCTACGGTGGTCCACATTCCATTCTATACTACAGGTCCGCTCCGGTCGTACTTGCTACCTATCTTGAAAGCGATGCGACTCCAGATAGTAGGGACTGTTCATGACCCACAGTCACATACTGGACAAGAATCAATGCTATTCGGGACGGACCTAAATGAGAAAGGACGAGCACTAGGTGGGTTGCTAATGGACCGAACGATTGTTCATGGGCCAGAGACAAAAAAACAGGCTCTTGCTGCCGGATACCGTGAAGGCCGATTGCGGATCGTTCCCCATGGTGTCTATACACACTTTCCCGAGGGTGGTGCAGAACCCGAATTAAATCAACTACTGTTCTTTGGCCACATACGTGAGAACAAAGGATACGACAGGATACCAGAGTTGCTTGATTTAGTGGCCGAGCGACACCCTGACGTATCCGCCGTCGTCGCCGGTGACCTATCAGACTCTGCGGACGAGGCATGGGGGAAGCGGATAATCCAACGCCTGCAAGACCACGACCACATCGAACTCGATCAGGGCTATATCTCAATGGAGCAGACAGCTAAGTATTTCACCGAGTCTACGGCCGTGGTACTTCCATATTATGATGCGACGACCAGCGGAGTTCTCAGGGTAGCGTACCGCTACAGCACGCCCGTCGTTGCAACCGATGTCGGTGATATGGGATACTATGTCAAACATGACGATACCGGACTGGTTGCAGACTCGAACGCCGTTGAGGAAATTGCCGACAAGACAGTACGGATATTACAGGATCCGGAGTGCCGAGAACAACTCATGGTGAATCTGGAGTCGGTCAACGAACGATATTCGTGGGAGAATATTGCCGAGAAGACGATAGAGGTCTATCAAGAAGCTCTACTGTAG